The Vidua chalybeata isolate OUT-0048 chromosome 29, bVidCha1 merged haplotype, whole genome shotgun sequence genome window below encodes:
- the LOC128801169 gene encoding LOW QUALITY PROTEIN: scale keratin-like (The sequence of the model RefSeq protein was modified relative to this genomic sequence to represent the inferred CDS: inserted 1 base in 1 codon), whose product MSCYDLCPPRTSTDLCPPRTSVAVPQPIAESCNELCARQCPDSSAFIQPPPVVVTFPGPILSSFPQQAVVGSSGAPAFGGSLGLGGLYGAGATQAXGGLCTFGRAYAAPACSPCAWPRYSKKLWDTCGPC is encoded by the exons ATGTCCTGCTACGACCTGTGCCCCCCCAGGACCAGCACAGACCTGTGCCCGCCCAGAACCAGCgtggctgtgccccagcccatCGCTGAGAGCTGCAACGAGCTGTGCGCCCGCCAGTGCCCCGACTCCTCTGCCTTCATCCAGCCACCACCCGTGGTGGTCACCTTCCCCGggcccatcctcagctccttcccccagcaggCCGTGGTGGGCTCCTCCGGAGCACCGGCCTTTGGcggctccctggggctgggcggCCTCTACGGCGCCGGCGCCACCCAGG TCGGGGGCCTCTGCACCTTTGGCAGGGCCTACGCTGCTCCCGCCTGCAGCCCTTGCGCCTGGCCCCGCTACAGCAAGAAGCTCTGGGACACCTGCGGGCCCTGCTAG